One part of the Hyalangium gracile genome encodes these proteins:
- a CDS encoding DUF2314 domain-containing protein: protein MKEVYALATESSSSPSLAELRHTFESDDVRFSPREGEAGFIVQAEGTRVEVRFSTQGPSFEGADQRLLTGSEEAQQAFQRAKGFFYISVEPGSGPQPTVPVFEALWCARSLMELTQGVLLDLTSYKLHDVADVVEITELDFDIRDHVNLHAVAAIEGDTPLWVHSHGMEKFGTRDLEIFHLGEEDLLAAEMFLHELCTDMAFGQGPEPRKEVHTSEGQSFMMVPSEEARINLLGVPLETFEGHEALFLSVVSPLGRHNTAELLRPYRERFVPEPEERTESLRVESQALLPAFKARFQRKGLMEPLTFLVRAPFETHPEGQAVEENLWLEVMLWEEGTVVGKLVDGAVHTTEWRKGAQVEVDEEHVNALAISREGRTLDEEEMRALLIAERPM, encoded by the coding sequence GTGAAGGAGGTCTACGCTCTGGCCACCGAGTCGTCCTCCTCGCCGTCCCTGGCCGAGCTGCGCCATACGTTCGAGTCGGATGACGTGCGCTTCTCGCCGCGCGAGGGGGAGGCCGGGTTCATCGTCCAGGCCGAGGGGACCCGCGTGGAGGTGCGCTTCAGCACCCAGGGGCCCTCCTTCGAGGGCGCCGATCAGCGCCTGCTGACCGGCAGCGAGGAGGCCCAGCAGGCCTTCCAGCGCGCCAAGGGCTTCTTCTACATCTCCGTGGAGCCGGGCTCCGGGCCCCAGCCCACCGTGCCCGTCTTCGAGGCGCTGTGGTGCGCGCGCTCGCTGATGGAGCTCACCCAGGGCGTGCTGCTGGATCTCACCTCGTACAAGCTGCACGACGTGGCGGACGTGGTGGAGATCACCGAGCTGGACTTCGACATCCGCGACCATGTGAACCTCCACGCCGTGGCCGCCATCGAGGGCGACACCCCCCTGTGGGTGCACTCGCACGGGATGGAGAAGTTCGGCACGCGGGACCTGGAGATCTTCCACCTGGGCGAGGAGGACCTGCTGGCCGCGGAGATGTTCCTCCACGAGCTGTGCACCGACATGGCCTTCGGCCAGGGCCCCGAGCCTCGCAAGGAGGTGCACACCAGCGAGGGCCAGTCCTTCATGATGGTCCCCTCCGAGGAGGCTCGCATCAACCTGCTGGGCGTGCCGCTGGAGACCTTCGAGGGCCACGAGGCGCTGTTCCTCAGCGTGGTGTCCCCCCTGGGCCGGCACAACACCGCCGAGCTCTTGCGCCCGTACCGCGAGCGCTTCGTGCCCGAGCCCGAGGAGCGCACCGAGTCGCTGCGCGTCGAGTCCCAGGCCCTGCTGCCCGCCTTCAAGGCTCGCTTCCAGCGCAAGGGGCTCATGGAGCCGCTCACCTTCCTGGTGCGCGCTCCCTTCGAGACCCACCCCGAGGGCCAGGCCGTCGAGGAGAACCTCTGGCTGGAGGTCATGCTCTGGGAGGAGGGCACGGTGGTGGGCAAGCTGGTGGATGGCGCCGTCCACACCACCGAGTGGCGCAAGGGCGCCCAGGTCGAGGTGGACGAGGAGCACGTCAACGCGCTCGCCATCAGCCGCGAGGGGCGCACCCTGGACGAGGAGGAGATGCGCGCCCTGCTCATCGCCGAGCGGCCCATGTAA
- a CDS encoding deoxynucleoside kinase, whose amino-acid sequence MARKKFIAVAGNIGAGKTELTSFLCRKYGLTPYFEPNDQNPYLADFYKDMKKWAFRSQIFFLTHKFRLHREMERHAGTVLQDRTIYEDAEIFAKNLHRQRFIDRRDWQMYRELYETISQVLTPPDLMIYLRCPVQTLKERIRLRGRAMEKDIPTLYLKRLNALYEEWFSNYKMSPVLVLPTDKLDYLTNLVDRVDLFRQIEKHL is encoded by the coding sequence GTGGCCAGGAAAAAGTTCATCGCCGTCGCAGGCAACATCGGCGCCGGCAAGACAGAGCTCACTTCGTTCCTCTGCCGCAAGTACGGGCTCACTCCGTACTTCGAGCCGAACGATCAGAACCCCTATCTGGCCGACTTCTACAAGGACATGAAGAAGTGGGCGTTCCGGTCGCAGATCTTCTTCCTCACCCACAAGTTCCGGCTCCACCGCGAGATGGAGCGCCATGCCGGCACCGTCCTACAGGATCGCACCATCTATGAGGACGCGGAGATCTTCGCCAAGAACCTGCACCGCCAGCGCTTCATCGACCGGCGCGACTGGCAGATGTACCGCGAGCTCTATGAGACGATCTCCCAGGTGCTGACCCCGCCCGACCTGATGATCTACCTGCGCTGCCCGGTGCAGACCCTCAAGGAGCGCATCCGGCTGCGCGGCCGAGCCATGGAGAAGGACATCCCCACGCTCTACCTCAAGCGCCTCAATGCCCTGTACGAGGAATGGTTCAGTAACTACAAGATGTCGCCCGTCCTCGTTCTCCCGACGGACAAGCTGGATTACCTGACCAACCTGGTGGATCGCGTGGATCTCTTCCGCCAGATCGAGAAGCACCTGTGA
- a CDS encoding tetratricopeptide repeat protein, with amino-acid sequence MLGWSLLTGCSHGSSMERALSPREQAQVYLEENQPARALPLLEDLHAKSPDDLSVARALTEAQVKTGRTDTWIAELQRRNTQSERAVNHYMLGLAYFSRASDAGAPAVAAFERAISMAPSEAEFHYRLGIARLESEQYAEALGPLRRATELAPERAAIRLPLAKALHRTGDSVGAVAALGAVVRASPSASEVTTARALMNQIADPFAGFPKAAEGKLEEGMRFLQELDVPQQAILAFEEILHDYPDLAVVHALLGLAYQRLDDAGRAVDEFKQAIELAPRDGKNQFYLGELYLSRQRADAAREAFSKAVALNPLLDEAWGRLGDLSLDRRDLPAAREAFRILTSLQPEAAVPRGKLSMVYQLEGDFPAAERELKRVVEKDPENMEFALRLGLLYTEQALRTRKAEDRRATSEEAEKWLLKVLEEQPDNALASRALQQIKAQE; translated from the coding sequence ATGCTCGGCTGGAGCCTGCTGACGGGCTGCAGCCACGGCTCCTCGATGGAGCGAGCGCTCAGCCCAAGAGAGCAGGCCCAGGTCTACCTGGAAGAGAACCAGCCGGCCCGGGCCCTGCCACTCCTGGAGGATCTGCACGCGAAGAGCCCGGACGATTTAAGCGTGGCGCGAGCCCTCACCGAGGCGCAGGTGAAGACGGGCCGCACGGACACCTGGATCGCGGAGCTCCAGCGCCGCAACACCCAGTCCGAGCGGGCGGTGAACCACTACATGCTGGGGCTGGCGTACTTCTCCCGAGCCTCGGACGCCGGAGCGCCGGCGGTGGCCGCCTTCGAGCGAGCCATCTCCATGGCCCCGAGCGAGGCCGAGTTCCACTACCGCCTGGGCATCGCCCGACTGGAGTCCGAGCAGTACGCGGAGGCGCTGGGCCCGCTGCGCCGAGCCACCGAGCTCGCACCGGAACGGGCGGCCATCCGGCTGCCGCTGGCAAAGGCGCTGCACCGCACGGGAGACAGCGTGGGCGCGGTGGCCGCGCTGGGGGCCGTGGTTCGGGCGTCGCCCAGTGCGTCGGAGGTGACGACGGCACGGGCGCTGATGAACCAGATCGCGGATCCCTTCGCGGGCTTCCCGAAGGCGGCCGAGGGCAAGCTCGAGGAGGGCATGCGGTTCCTGCAGGAGCTGGACGTGCCGCAGCAGGCCATCCTGGCCTTCGAGGAGATCCTGCACGACTACCCGGACCTGGCGGTGGTGCACGCGCTGCTGGGGCTGGCCTACCAGCGGCTGGATGACGCGGGCCGGGCGGTGGACGAGTTCAAGCAGGCCATCGAGCTGGCGCCGAGGGACGGAAAGAACCAGTTCTACCTGGGCGAGCTGTACCTCTCGCGCCAGAGGGCGGACGCGGCGCGGGAGGCCTTCTCGAAGGCGGTGGCGCTCAACCCGCTGCTGGACGAGGCCTGGGGGCGGCTGGGGGATCTGAGCCTGGATCGGCGGGATCTGCCGGCGGCGCGCGAGGCGTTCCGCATCCTGACTTCGCTGCAGCCGGAGGCGGCGGTTCCTCGAGGCAAGCTGTCGATGGTGTACCAGCTCGAGGGTGACTTCCCGGCGGCCGAGCGTGAGCTGAAGCGTGTGGTCGAAAAAGACCCGGAGAACATGGAGTTCGCCTTGAGGCTGGGGCTGCTCTACACGGAGCAGGCGTTGAGGACGCGGAAGGCGGAGGATCGGCGGGCGACGAGCGAGGAGGCGGAGAAGTGGCTCCTCAAGGTCCTGGAGGAGCAGCCGGACAACGCGCTGGCGTCGCGGGCGCTGCAACAGATCAAGGCACAGGAGTAG
- the rplQ gene encoding 50S ribosomal protein L17, with protein sequence MRHKVGQRKLHRSTSHRLAMLNNMVTSLLEHEAIRTTVPKAKEARKMAERIITLGKRGGLANVRLAARIVKDKNVLQKVFSEYKDRYANRKGGYTRIVKLGFRRGDAAEMALLELVDRPAKQAAPAEGGEAEAKTEEKTEG encoded by the coding sequence ATGCGTCACAAGGTTGGACAGAGGAAGCTCCACCGCAGCACGAGCCACCGGCTCGCGATGCTCAACAACATGGTCACCTCGCTGCTGGAGCACGAGGCCATCCGCACCACCGTCCCCAAGGCCAAGGAGGCCCGGAAGATGGCGGAGCGGATCATCACCCTCGGCAAGCGCGGCGGTCTGGCCAATGTTCGGCTCGCGGCTCGCATCGTGAAGGACAAGAACGTCCTCCAGAAGGTGTTCAGCGAGTACAAGGACCGGTACGCCAACCGCAAGGGCGGCTACACCCGCATCGTGAAGCTCGGCTTCCGCCGTGGCGACGCCGCGGAGATGGCCCTGCTCGAGCTGGTGGACCGTCCCGCGAAGCAGGCGGCTCCCGCCGAGGGTGGCGAGGCCGAGGCGAAGACCGAGGAGAAGACCGAGGGGTAG
- a CDS encoding winged helix DNA-binding domain-containing protein: protein MKFQQIAQYRLQQQQIARTRFKTPGQIVSWLGALQAQDYPGAKWSIGLRLPDTTDADVEQAIADGAIVRSWPMRGTLHIVAPEDLRWMLALLAPRNMESAALRHRQIGLTAARFSRSQKLFTKALQGGQALTRDELYAVLERARLSTDSQRGYHFLWRAAQEGLICFGPTRGKQQTFVLLDEWVPASRKLDREESLAELAMRYFTSHGPATLQDFLWWSGLKAAEARAALDSVSSRLEQVTVDGQEYWLARDLRAPRAASPTAYLLPGFDEYMLGYTDRGAVVAPEHRKKWLPTNGMFSPIVVIDGQVLGTWKRTLKKKALVVTVRSFVPLSKAQKRAVEAAAEPYGRFMGAPVELSF, encoded by the coding sequence ATGAAGTTTCAGCAGATCGCTCAGTACCGGCTCCAGCAGCAGCAGATTGCCCGGACGCGGTTCAAGACTCCGGGACAGATCGTCTCCTGGCTCGGGGCCCTCCAGGCGCAAGACTATCCCGGGGCGAAGTGGTCCATCGGCCTGCGGCTGCCGGACACCACCGATGCGGACGTCGAGCAGGCCATCGCCGACGGGGCCATCGTCCGCTCGTGGCCGATGCGCGGCACGCTCCACATCGTGGCTCCGGAGGATCTGCGCTGGATGCTGGCGCTCCTGGCTCCCCGCAACATGGAGAGCGCCGCCCTGCGGCACCGGCAGATCGGCCTGACGGCCGCCAGGTTCTCGCGCAGCCAGAAGCTCTTCACCAAGGCCTTGCAGGGCGGCCAGGCCCTGACGCGCGACGAGCTGTATGCCGTGCTGGAGCGCGCCCGGCTCTCGACGGACAGCCAGCGCGGGTATCACTTCTTGTGGAGGGCGGCTCAGGAGGGGCTGATCTGCTTCGGCCCCACGCGCGGCAAGCAGCAGACCTTCGTGCTCCTGGACGAGTGGGTGCCCGCGTCCAGGAAGCTCGATCGCGAGGAGTCCCTGGCGGAGCTGGCGATGCGCTACTTCACCAGCCACGGCCCCGCCACGTTGCAGGACTTCCTGTGGTGGTCCGGGCTGAAAGCCGCCGAGGCGAGAGCCGCGCTGGACTCGGTCTCCTCGCGGCTCGAGCAGGTGACCGTGGACGGACAGGAATACTGGCTGGCCCGCGACCTGCGAGCGCCGAGAGCCGCCTCTCCCACCGCCTATCTGTTGCCGGGCTTCGATGAGTACATGCTCGGCTACACGGACCGCGGCGCCGTGGTCGCGCCGGAGCATCGGAAGAAGTGGCTCCCCACCAACGGGATGTTCAGCCCGATCGTCGTCATTGACGGCCAGGTGCTGGGCACCTGGAAGCGGACGCTCAAGAAGAAGGCGCTGGTCGTGACGGTCCGCTCGTTCGTTCCGCTGAGCAAGGCCCAGAAGCGCGCGGTCGAAGCCGCGGCCGAGCCCTATGGCCGCTTCATGGGCGCACCCGTCGAGCTGTCCTTCTGA
- a CDS encoding PKD domain-containing protein, translating into MSTRILLVLALVALAGCGGDKPQPPPPPPPPPENTAPTARILSPENGATLRGAGPHELAGLATDPEDGPLSGTALRWSSSLDGELGTGTPLSARLSAGEHRLSLDVTDSGGKQARAQLSVTVIIENQPPVATIESPTSGATFEEGSPIPLRGKALDPETGALSGAALTWSSDKGGVIGTGTQLSFSGATRGVHRLLLTAVDPSGQVGYASVTVTVVPPGTNLKPVVTLTQPTEGARFLTTQAVTLQGSATDAEDGTLADSALKWTSSKDGALGTGRQVTGVLLSAGSHTLTLTATDSLGASSSASVLVTVTVQGQTAPTVSITRPANGFTLFAGTPLTLEGTATDAEDGPLSGASLRWSSSLAGSLGTGSPLTVPGLSPGSHELVLTARDSTGNESAARITVEVLPANNPPSVQITAPANGSRFTVGTVVALRGSAQDPEDGVLTGNRLSWQSSLAGQLGQGSSLDVGSLGAGTHQITLTATDSGGRVASSSIQLVMEPAQVKLPPVARLTGPAQAEALRVATFDGATSSDPDGTVTRYRFDFGDSTPPVDGTAPQAPHTYASPGTYTVTLEVTDNDGLKATATLTLTVTPYVRVPEVVAEGHERFGSTCQLEMRGAVAHLAFRGLTHPSLWYGTRTGTTWAMEQVDGMGFNTGGVVLESLAMTVAADGTPHLAYLLGGKGLWYATRSGNTWIRERVDSTATPVDSDTWVSIALDPSNGNRPTVVYGWYGYVNSIGNLWRTAVAYRTGAAAWSSTLVTFPTTASSHQQPLGDAVFSPSGTLYIPYSDTFLGAWKSTGAPEALTLPGSLGSARISTSWTTTGPLLLTQYGLQRVTLGTPFSASTVSVSNVEGFSLTELAVAADASGRPRLAFTHGGQLEVARPGSDNYWSRTENLSAVDAAEIDAAVDAQDQTRVCFFRAGKLLLY; encoded by the coding sequence ATGTCCACACGCATCCTTCTGGTGCTCGCGCTCGTGGCGCTGGCGGGCTGTGGGGGCGACAAGCCTCAGCCGCCTCCACCGCCACCGCCACCGCCTGAGAACACCGCGCCTACCGCCCGCATCCTCTCGCCCGAGAATGGCGCCACGCTGCGGGGAGCCGGGCCACATGAGCTGGCAGGTCTGGCCACCGATCCGGAAGACGGCCCTCTGAGCGGCACCGCCCTGCGCTGGTCCTCGAGCCTCGATGGCGAGCTGGGCACCGGCACTCCCCTGAGCGCCCGGCTCTCCGCCGGCGAGCACCGCCTCAGCCTGGATGTCACCGACTCCGGCGGTAAGCAGGCGCGTGCGCAGCTCTCCGTCACCGTCATCATCGAGAATCAGCCTCCGGTGGCCACCATCGAGTCGCCCACCTCGGGCGCCACCTTCGAGGAGGGCTCGCCCATTCCGCTGCGCGGCAAGGCCCTGGATCCAGAGACGGGAGCGCTGTCCGGCGCGGCGCTCACCTGGAGCTCCGACAAAGGCGGCGTCATCGGCACCGGCACCCAGCTGTCCTTCTCCGGCGCGACTCGCGGGGTTCACCGCCTGCTGTTGACCGCCGTGGATCCGTCAGGCCAGGTTGGCTACGCCAGCGTCACGGTGACGGTCGTCCCTCCCGGCACCAACCTGAAGCCGGTCGTCACCCTCACACAGCCCACCGAGGGCGCACGCTTCCTCACCACCCAGGCCGTCACCCTGCAAGGCAGCGCCACGGATGCCGAGGATGGCACGCTGGCCGACAGCGCTCTGAAGTGGACCTCCAGCAAGGATGGCGCCCTGGGCACGGGCCGCCAGGTGACCGGCGTGCTGCTCTCGGCCGGCTCTCACACCCTGACGCTCACCGCCACCGACTCGCTGGGCGCCTCTTCCAGCGCCTCCGTGCTCGTCACCGTCACCGTCCAGGGCCAGACGGCTCCCACCGTCTCCATCACCCGCCCCGCCAACGGCTTCACCCTCTTCGCTGGCACTCCCCTCACCCTGGAGGGCACCGCCACTGACGCCGAGGATGGCCCCCTGTCGGGCGCCTCGCTGCGCTGGTCCTCCAGCCTCGCGGGCTCCCTCGGGACAGGCAGCCCGCTCACCGTGCCGGGGCTCTCGCCTGGCTCCCATGAGCTCGTCCTCACCGCCAGGGACTCCACGGGCAACGAGAGCGCCGCTCGCATCACCGTCGAGGTCCTCCCCGCCAACAACCCTCCCTCCGTTCAGATCACCGCTCCGGCCAACGGCTCCCGCTTCACCGTAGGCACCGTGGTGGCTCTGCGCGGCTCCGCACAGGATCCCGAGGACGGCGTGCTCACCGGCAACCGCCTCTCCTGGCAGTCCAGCCTCGCCGGGCAGCTTGGCCAGGGCTCCTCACTGGACGTGGGCTCGCTGGGCGCGGGTACGCATCAGATCACCCTGACGGCCACCGACTCCGGCGGCCGGGTGGCCAGCTCCAGCATCCAGCTCGTCATGGAGCCAGCGCAGGTGAAGCTGCCTCCCGTGGCGCGGCTGACAGGGCCCGCTCAGGCGGAAGCCCTCCGCGTCGCCACCTTCGACGGCGCCACCTCCAGCGATCCGGATGGCACTGTCACCCGCTACCGCTTCGACTTCGGCGACTCGACACCGCCCGTGGACGGCACGGCTCCTCAGGCCCCGCACACCTATGCCTCCCCGGGCACGTACACCGTGACGCTGGAAGTCACGGACAACGACGGGCTGAAGGCCACCGCCACCCTCACCCTCACCGTGACTCCCTACGTCCGCGTCCCCGAGGTGGTGGCCGAGGGCCACGAGCGCTTCGGCTCGACGTGCCAGCTGGAGATGCGTGGAGCCGTGGCGCACCTGGCCTTCCGCGGACTGACACACCCCTCTCTGTGGTACGGCACGCGCACCGGCACCACCTGGGCCATGGAGCAGGTGGATGGCATGGGCTTCAACACCGGCGGCGTCGTCCTGGAGTCCCTGGCGATGACCGTCGCCGCCGATGGGACACCCCACCTGGCATACCTGCTGGGCGGCAAGGGGCTCTGGTACGCCACGCGCTCCGGGAACACCTGGATCCGCGAGCGCGTGGACTCCACCGCGACGCCTGTCGACTCGGACACCTGGGTCTCCATTGCTCTGGATCCCTCCAACGGCAACCGTCCCACCGTCGTCTATGGCTGGTACGGCTACGTGAACAGCATCGGAAATCTCTGGCGCACGGCCGTCGCCTACCGCACGGGCGCCGCTGCCTGGTCCTCCACGCTGGTCACCTTTCCCACCACCGCCAGCAGCCACCAGCAGCCCCTCGGGGATGCCGTCTTCAGCCCGAGCGGCACGCTCTACATCCCCTACAGCGACACCTTCCTGGGGGCCTGGAAGAGCACGGGCGCACCCGAGGCGCTGACGCTGCCTGGCAGCCTGGGCAGCGCGAGGATCTCCACCTCCTGGACGACCACGGGACCGCTGCTGCTCACACAGTACGGGCTGCAGCGGGTGACGCTCGGCACCCCGTTCAGCGCCAGCACGGTCAGCGTGTCCAACGTGGAGGGATTCTCCCTCACGGAGCTCGCCGTCGCCGCGGATGCCAGCGGCAGACCTCGCCTCGCCTTCACTCACGGAGGCCAGCTCGAGGTCGCTCGGCCAGGCTCGGACAACTACTGGTCTCGCACCGAGAACCTGAGCGCGGTGGACGCGGCGGAGATCGACGCCGCCGTCGACGCGCAGGATCAGACGCGGGTGTGCTTCTTCCGCGCCGGCAAGCTGCTCCTGTACTGA
- a CDS encoding sigma-54-dependent Fis family transcriptional regulator: MPALLLLTGPSAGRRYEVVSEVTIGRSPSCEIQIEDDKVSRRHARIFVRAGQVWLRDLESRNGTLVNGQRLEGEACLLPGDRVQVGETTVIYEPLSQAALAQTEPLDASHVPIAEVLPHVGPQAALFSAGVALLGATSEAMVLRRLVEEALHALNADRAAALLGRQEGLLTAAVSGAASVEVPRAMASMALELKEVASSGTALCAPLVASGGMPFGLLFVGCNEPRFGALEVQLVAALGRMGGEAYTAMRSRAVEEQAQVELVGTSRPFRRMVEQARRAAASAAPVVISGDPGAGKSLLARFVHSHSPRGLGPLVAVDCRQPTVEELLFGGPSTPGQPPRSSALLRADGGSLLLQHVEALSGAIVERLTRMLARKVAPARQGGEEPVDLRLIATASAPAQLLAAKGEMDMALAMALSGLEIEVPPLRERRADVLTLFEHFARRGVGDARKPPPVLSPGARRLLTDYAWPQNVRELKLVSERLARLYAGSEVHTLRLPPEIQEGSVDSEPRSLQQMVERLERDAIIEALQAAGGRKIRAAERLGISRPTLDKKIEEYAIRVERSRRS, encoded by the coding sequence ATGCCAGCCCTGCTGCTGCTCACCGGTCCTTCCGCTGGCCGCCGCTACGAGGTGGTCTCGGAAGTCACGATCGGTCGCAGCCCCTCCTGCGAGATCCAGATCGAGGACGACAAGGTGTCCCGGCGGCACGCTCGCATCTTCGTGCGCGCGGGGCAGGTGTGGCTGCGCGATCTGGAGTCCCGCAACGGCACGCTCGTCAACGGGCAGCGCCTGGAGGGCGAGGCCTGCCTGCTGCCCGGCGATCGCGTCCAGGTGGGGGAGACCACCGTCATCTACGAGCCGCTCAGCCAGGCGGCCCTGGCGCAGACGGAGCCGCTCGACGCCAGCCATGTGCCCATCGCCGAGGTGCTGCCTCACGTGGGCCCCCAGGCGGCCCTCTTCTCGGCGGGCGTGGCCCTGCTGGGAGCCACCAGCGAGGCCATGGTGCTGCGGCGCCTGGTGGAGGAGGCCCTGCACGCGCTCAATGCGGACCGCGCCGCGGCGCTGCTGGGCCGGCAGGAGGGGTTGCTCACCGCGGCCGTGTCCGGCGCGGCCTCCGTGGAGGTGCCTCGCGCCATGGCGAGCATGGCTTTGGAGCTGAAGGAGGTGGCCTCCTCGGGCACCGCGCTGTGCGCTCCACTGGTGGCCTCGGGGGGCATGCCCTTCGGGCTGTTGTTCGTGGGGTGCAACGAGCCCCGCTTCGGCGCCCTGGAGGTCCAGCTCGTGGCGGCGCTCGGGCGCATGGGCGGCGAGGCGTACACCGCCATGCGCTCGCGCGCGGTGGAGGAGCAGGCCCAGGTGGAGCTGGTCGGCACGTCCCGGCCGTTCCGCCGCATGGTGGAGCAGGCCCGCCGCGCCGCCGCCAGCGCCGCTCCCGTGGTCATCTCGGGGGACCCCGGGGCGGGCAAGAGCCTGCTGGCCCGGTTCGTCCACTCCCACTCGCCGCGAGGGCTCGGGCCGCTGGTGGCGGTGGACTGCCGGCAGCCGACCGTGGAGGAGCTCCTCTTCGGTGGGCCCAGCACTCCCGGCCAGCCCCCGCGCTCCTCCGCGCTCCTGCGCGCGGATGGAGGCTCGCTGCTGCTCCAGCACGTGGAGGCGCTGTCGGGCGCCATCGTCGAGCGGCTGACGCGGATGCTCGCGCGCAAGGTGGCTCCGGCGCGGCAGGGCGGCGAGGAGCCCGTGGACCTGCGCCTCATCGCCACCGCGAGCGCCCCCGCCCAGCTCCTGGCCGCCAAGGGGGAGATGGACATGGCCCTGGCGATGGCTCTGTCCGGGCTGGAGATCGAGGTGCCTCCGCTCCGCGAGCGCCGCGCCGATGTGCTCACGCTCTTCGAGCACTTCGCCCGGCGTGGAGTGGGGGATGCTCGGAAGCCTCCGCCCGTGCTGAGCCCTGGGGCCCGGCGCCTGCTGACCGACTATGCGTGGCCGCAGAACGTCCGCGAGCTGAAGCTGGTGAGCGAGCGGCTCGCGCGCCTGTACGCCGGCAGCGAGGTGCACACGCTGCGCCTGCCTCCGGAGATCCAGGAGGGCTCGGTGGACTCGGAGCCGCGCAGCCTGCAGCAGATGGTCGAGCGACTGGAGCGGGATGCCATCATCGAAGCGCTCCAGGCCGCGGGAGGGCGGAAGATCCGCGCGGCGGAGCGCCTGGGCATCAGCCGTCCCACGCTCGACAAGAAGATCGAGGAGTACGCCATCCGCGTGGAGCGGTCTCGGCGGAGCTGA
- a CDS encoding lysophospholipid acyltransferase family protein, giving the protein MFLFPFTFLTLLILGGDATVWICRHLWSPVLLWAGGARLVVHGQENVDPRRPTIYVGNHQSTLDIPAHFVTVPVPFRYVAKSQLRWVPGIGWYLWIAGHIFVNRRNRQAAIQSLEIAGRKIRNGTSIFLYPEGTRSPDGRILPFKKGPFALALEARVPICPVTIEGTGKIMPKNSWDIVPGPVHVKIGKPIDTTAFAPDDREGLARAVRAVIIADSLELGGKGGDLEDAIAAAGHEGFSRPSPAAEKIS; this is encoded by the coding sequence ATGTTCTTGTTCCCGTTCACGTTCCTGACCCTCCTCATCCTCGGCGGCGACGCCACGGTCTGGATCTGCCGCCACCTCTGGTCGCCCGTGCTGCTGTGGGCGGGCGGCGCTCGCCTGGTGGTGCACGGCCAGGAGAACGTGGATCCCAGGCGCCCCACCATCTACGTGGGCAACCACCAGTCCACGCTCGACATCCCGGCGCACTTCGTCACGGTGCCGGTGCCCTTCCGGTACGTGGCCAAGAGCCAGCTGCGGTGGGTGCCGGGCATCGGCTGGTACCTGTGGATTGCCGGGCACATCTTCGTCAACCGCCGGAACCGGCAGGCGGCCATCCAGTCGCTGGAGATCGCGGGCAGGAAGATCCGCAACGGCACCAGCATCTTCCTCTACCCCGAGGGCACACGCTCTCCGGACGGGCGGATCCTGCCCTTCAAGAAGGGCCCGTTCGCGCTGGCGCTCGAGGCCCGCGTGCCCATCTGCCCGGTCACCATCGAGGGCACCGGGAAGATCATGCCGAAGAACTCCTGGGACATCGTCCCGGGCCCGGTGCACGTGAAAATCGGCAAGCCCATCGACACGACGGCGTTCGCGCCGGATGACCGCGAGGGGCTTGCCCGCGCCGTCCGCGCGGTGATCATCGCCGACAGCCTGGAGCTGGGCGGCAAGGGTGGAGATCTCGAGGACGCGATCGCCGCCGCCGGCCATGAAGGCTTCAGCCGCCCGTCCCCCGCCGCAGAGAAGATCTCCTGA